A window of Chloroflexaceae bacterium genomic DNA:
GCGGGCGATGCCATGTTCGATGTGCACCACATAATCGCCCGGCTTGAGGCCGCGCACGAAGGCCGCCCGCTCCTCGACGGAAGCGTTGCGTTTGCGGCGCTCGCTGAGGGGGCGGCGCTGGCGAATGCCAAAGATCTCGCTGTCGGTGTAGAGGGTCAGATTGAGCGCCGGGAGACGCCAGCCGCCCTCCAGGGCGCTGTGAGCGACATCGAAGCGCGTCCGGGCCGCCGCGGAGTCGGCGCCGGCATTCTGGAGCGCCTCTTCGACCAGTTCCTGGAGCCGGGCCGCCTGACTGGTTACGGCCAGCACCCGCTCGCCACGTTGCAGACGGGTGACAATCTCATGAACCAGGCGGCGGAACTGGCCGCCGAATAGTTCGGCGGCCTCGAAGCGCAGATCACCCAGGGAGAGGGATTCGCTGGCGCTGCTCGTATCGGGCGCTTCGGAGCCGCTGAGGTCGGCCAGCGCGCAGCGGGCTGGGGGCGCAGCAGGGTCGAAGAGTTCCTCCCAGAGGAAGTAGGGCCGGGGAAAAGCGGGCGGCAGTTCGGCGGCGTCAATCAGGCGCGCGCGCCCGTGCTCGGCCTGTTCGTGGATCTCAGCGGCGTGCCGCGCCAGAAACTGCGCCTCGGAGAGCAACATGGCCGCACCCTCGGGCAGATGGTCGAGCAGTGAGGCGCCTATGCCGTCCCGATAGAATGGGGCATAGAAGGCGCGGCCCTCGAAGCGCGCCCCTTGCTCCAGACGTTCGCGGGCGGCTTCCCACTCCAGGCGCGCCTCGCGGCGAAGACCGCTGCAATCGAGAGCGGCGATGCGGGCCACGGCCAGTTCACGCCGCCACAGGGGGATCTCGTGCGGCGGGCCGAGGGTCGCCATTTCCAGACGCGCTTCGCTGCGCTGAGTAGCGGGGTCAAAACGGCGGATGCTCTCCACCTCATCGCCGAAGAAGCCAATCCGCAGCGGCAGATCGTCCGCCGGGGGCCAGACATCGAGCAGGTCGCCGCGACGGTTCACCTCGCCCGGCGCCTCCACCGTCGGGGCCATCTGGTAGCCCAGGTGGAGCAACTGGCGCGCGAGGACCTCGGGGCGGCAGGTCGCGCCCAGGTCCAGGCGCAGCGTCGCCTCGGCCAGCTCGTCGGGGGTCAGCGTCGGCTGCATGAGCGCCTTGATTGGCGCGACAATCACCGGCGGTTCCGCCGGCCCCGCCCCGGCGCGCCAGGCGGCGAGAGCCTGGAGGACGCGCAGGCGCTGACCGATCACCTGGCTGCCCGGCGACATATGCTCATAGGGCAGCGCGTCGCTGGCAGGATAATAGAGCGGTCGGGCCGGACCGAGCCACTGCCGGAGGTCATCGGCGGCGCGCAGGGCCACATCGGCGCTCGAGAGCACGAAGAGCAGCGGCGCGCGGTGGTGGCGGGCCAGGGCGGCCACCACGGGCGCGCGAGCAGCCGCTGGCAACGGCGCCAGTTGCAGACGCGAGCCGCTCTGCCTCAGAGCGGCGGCGATGGGAGCGAGCGCGGGCCGGGCAGCCAGTTCGGCGCAAAGCTCCTCAAGGATGCGCATGGCAACTCAAAACGAGGCTGATCGTGCCGACCAGCCCTCTAGCGCAACTCCGGCCAGCCGGAGGCGCAGCGTGGCACTGATTCTGTTATAGCACAGGTGCCGGGAAATGGGCAGGGCCGATGCAATGCGGGACAAGTTCCAGGCTCCGGGGTTCATCCGTGGACCACAATCGTATTGCGTCCGGGGCGCTTGGCGGCATACAGGGCCTCATCGGCGGCGCGCAGCAACTCCTCGATGCCGCCGCAGGCGCCGCTGTAAGCGGCCACGCCTGCCGAAATGCTGATGGGTTCCAGGCGGCGGCCGTGAAAGTCAAGCTGCAGGGCGTTCACCAGACTGCGGATCTGTTCCAGCCGCTGCACTGTGTCCTCCACTGCCGAGCCGGGCAGCACCAGTACAAACTCCTCGCCTCCGTAGCGGCAGGCAATGTCGCTCTTGCGCATATGCTCCCGAAAGATCCAGGCCACCTCGCGTAACAGCATATCGCCGGCTTCGTGCCCGTAGCGATCGTTGAAACTCTTGAAATGGTCAATATCCAGCATCGCCACGCAGAGCGGCTCGCCCTCGCGCTGCGCGCGGTGCGCCTCGCGGGGCAGGGTCGCTTCCAGGTAGCGCCGGTTGAACAGCCCAGTCAGCGGATCGAGAATGGCCTGCTCGCGCAAGGCTTCGCGCAGGTCAATGTTCGTCAGGGCCAGCTTGATCGCGTCGCCAACGGAGATCAGCAACTCGCTGCGCGGCTGAGCCTCACCGGCGACGTGCAGCACGCCGTAGATTTCGCTCTGCACGGCGAGGGGCAGACAACAACTGTACGCAGCGCGGGCCGCGCCGAGATGCCGGCAGCGCGGCCCGGTCTGGATGTCGGTGAGCACGTGGATCTGGCCACGACGCAGGGCCCAGCAATCCTCGATAGGGAACACGAGCCGAGCCGGGCGTTGCTCGCCCCACTGGCAGATCACTTCCAGATCATCGGCTCCGGGAACGCGCACGGCCAGATAGCCGCCGTGATCGGGGAACAGGGCGGCCAGGCGCAGTTGGATGACCTCGGCGGCTTCCGAGCGGTTCTGGCAGACCTGGAGCAGGTCATGCATCTGGTTGATCTGTATGACCTCGGCGGCGTAGCGGCGGGCTTCGACAATCGTCTGTTCGAGGCGCGCATTTACCGCCTGGAGCAGCCGTTCGGCATGCCGGCGCTCGCTGATGTCGCGGTTGATCGCCACCACGCCCGTCATCCGTTCGACGCCGTTGCGGAGCAGGGTGACCGAGGACTGGATGGGCACGTAGCTCCCATCGCGCCGGCGCTGCTCCACCTCGCCGCGCCACTGCCCTTCGCGTAACAGAACCTGAAGAGCGGCTTCTGCGGAGTCATTCAGGTAGCGCGTCACCAGCACCTCATCAACCGGCCGGCCCAGCACCTCATTGGCCGTCCATCCATAGATCCGTTCCGCAGCAGCATTCCAACTCTGGATCCGGAACGTGAGATCGGTGGCGATCACCGCGTCGGCGACATTGGCCAGCAGGCTCGCCTGATAGTGGAGTTGCTCTTCGTAGAGATGCTGCCTGGTCACGTCTTCTATCTGCCCCAGCACCTGACAGACACGCCCCTCGGCATCGCGCCGGAAGACACGGCCACGCGTGCGCATCCAGCGCCAGGAGCCGTCACGGTGGCGCAGGCGGAAGGTATGCTCGACGGTCTGCTCATCGCTCATATCGCGCAGTTCCTCCAGCCTGCGCTCCAGATTGGCGCGATCCTCGGGATGCAGCAGGCTCGGCAGGGAGTCAATCTCGGAACCGCGGATCTCGTCGGGACCGTAGCCTAGCAGCCTGGCAAGGGGACGATTGGCATACACGGCGCGCCGTTCCGTTAAATCGAAGATAAAGACCGTGGCTGGCAGGAGATCGGCGACAGAGCGGATGAAGTGATACTCCGACAACATACGCTGCTCCATCTGCGCGCCTGGCCAGGAATCCGGGGCCAGCGGGACGAGATCCGGGAACTCACCTTCGCCAAGCACCCACACACTGGCGTGGCGACCCTGCCAGATGCCGTCTGGATCCGTAAATGGGCGGCAGCGGTACAACACCCGCCGCACCGCGCCGGCGCGATGCGCCAGGCGGAGACACAGCATAGAGATCTCACTATGCTCCGCGCGTAGCACCTGGCGCTGGTAGCGCGCCCACAGATCCTGATCGGCGTAATGCACACAGCGCGTCAGGAGGTCGGGATCGGCGTAGAGTTCCTTGGGAGTGTAGCCAATAATGGCGCTGCTGGCAGGACTGCTATAACGACACTGGCCTTGCGGGCCGATCCACAGCTCCCAGGCGAAGGGAGCGGAGCGCAGATGCTGCACCGCATGAGCGGCAGGCGCCGGCGCCGGTTCAGACGCCAGGCGCTCGAGCTGCGCGCGCAGCCCGGACAGCTGCTCGTAGATTAAGGCGAGGGCGTCGGCATCCATAGTTATAGTTATAGTTAGAACCCGGCAAAGCGACATGCCTGTCCGGCGTTCCACGGAGAGGTACAGGCGAGACGCCGCGGCAACCTCACTCCTGGACATGATACCAGACCGTGTAGGCGCACGTCTTACCGGCAACTATCGTACTAATCACGATCGTAGTTGCTTGTAGCGACAGTTGGGTTTACAATAGCAGAACTATTTGTCGCTCCGGTCGCTCTTGCGGGCGGCGCTGCGGGAAGATCTGATTTCTCCATCGCCATGCAACCAGCGGCAGGTTGCCGCCAGGCTCGATGAGCAGGGACATCGGGAAACCCGCGTTCCCCTTTTAGAAAGGCAAAGCCCTCTCCACGCGCCTCCAGGCGACGCACGTTCATCTAATGTGACAATAGCCGATAGCCCGCTGCTGGTGTTTTCATCACGGCCGTGCCGTGCGCGCGTAGCGAATGAGCCTCCTGTACCAGTTCCTGCGGCGCACCGCGCACGCGCGTCATCACCAGATCTCACCAAGACACCACATACAGCAATCTAAAATCCAAAATCCAAAATACCATCAAAGGAGCCACAATGATAACCTATGACGATCTGGTCGCGGGGCTGGAAGACGCCTGGCTCGCCGTGGGTCTGCATGAACATGCGTTTATTGAAAGCGTCATCCCCGCCACCCAGGATCGCACCTGTAAAGTAGAACTCTTTCCAGAACATGATGAGCCTCTTACCAGTGAAAACACTCCTCCCTTTCTTGAACTGAGCTTCACCTGGACGCCAGTGCACCAGTTGCTCGCCGAGGGCCGCAATCTGCCCGTCGAGCCGCTCGATCTCCAGTGGACCTACACGGTGGTGACCACCATCGCGCGGGAGCGGAGCGACACGGAACTGGTGCGCATGTTCCAGCGCGCCGTCGCGAATGCGTTCGAGCGTTTCTACCCCGCCGAGGTCGCCCAGATGGAGCCGGTAATGGTTGAGGTGCGCCGCGTGTATCAGGGCGGCCCGGAGCGCCTGCGCCTGGAACAGACCCAACTGGTGAGCAGCACTGTCTCCGATCTGTTCGAGCTGTGGCCCGACCGCGATCCACAGAGTCTGCGCGAGGTGCTGCGGGTGGAGATGCAGCTCGCCAGCGCGATCATCGCCAATCTGGCCGATGCCTTTACTCCCCGCGGGCGTGGGGGTTACCGCACGGTTGACGCGGCGTAGGCCGCGAGCGCCAGCACGGCTACGCATCCCGCCACTCCCATCCTCGTCAGCCAGCGCTCTGGAATGCGCAGCGCGGCCCCCACAGCCAGGGCCGCCCCCGCCGTGGCCAGGGGAGGCAACAACCACCCCGCCCGGTCGGCGGGAAGCCACTGGCCGGGGCCCGCTGCCAGGGCGCCCAGCAGCAGCAACGCCCCCACCAGCAGCAAGCCAAGCGCCCGCAGGGCGCCCGCGGCGCCTCCCGGCCCGGCGCGGAGCAGGCGCGGCATGCCCAGCAGCCAGAGCGCAGCGCCCAGCGCCAGCAGCGCCCGTTCCGGCACAGACTCGGGCCAGCGTAGCAGCGCGGCAAGCTCCAGGCCGCCTGTCGCCACTGCCAGGGCCAGCGCCGCCGCCAGCGGCAGCGCGTAGTCGCGCAGCACCGCGGCGGGGGCGCTTCCGCGCACGGCTGCGGCGCGGAAGCGTGGCCACTCCAGCAGCACGAGGGCGACGGGCAGATCGAGGCCGAAGGGAAAGGGCGGCGCCGGGGCCAGGGGCAGCAGGGTCAGGACGGCGAGAGGCGGCGCCAGGTCGAGCACGGTCACCGGGGGGGCCGGCCAGAGTGGCGCGCCGCCGCAGACCGCCAGCCAGCGCATCAACAGATGGCTGGCTGCCAGGGCAAACAGGCCTCCGGGGTAGAACACGACACGGGGCCAGGCCAGACCCAGGGCGCCGAGCAGTTCGCCCATGGCTCACCGCTTGCGCAGCGCGAGCAATCGCAGGGCCACCCAGCACAGCGCGCTCAGGATAAGCATCAGCCCGACGATGGCCAGCGAGGGCAGGGTGGCCACTGGCTGCTGTGCTGTGTCAAAGGCGATCAGCCCCGCCCAGGGCCAGACAACGATCTCACCAAAGGGCGTCAGGCCACCCTGGAGCTGGGCCGTCAGCGGCGCCAGCAGGCCCATCAGCAGCAGCGGCGCGCCCAGGCCCAGCCCGGCGCTGCACCCCGCTGCCAGCCAGGTCCGCCCGTCGCCGGTTGACGGCGCGGCGGGCGCGAGGGCCAGGCGCGCGGGGGGCAGGGCTATCAGCAGCGCAGCCAGCCACAGCACGAGCGCCAGCGCGGGCAACCCTCCAGCGGTGGCTGCGGCAATAGCCAGCCAGCCGGCCACGAACGGCCCGCTCAGCGGTACGGCGGCGGAGAGCAGCCAGAGCGCGCGCATCCCCGCCGCAGGCCGTTCCAGTCCCAGCCGCAGCACTGGCCAGAGCAGGAGGATATACCCTGCGACGGTAAGCCCGGCCGCCGATCCCATCCCTGCTCCGGCGATGGTCATGCCGCTCAACGACAGGCCCAGCCATGGCGCGGCCCGCTCAGCGGGAGCGATGGCGGCGCGCCATGCCCCCCAGAGCGCAACCAGACCGCCCATCAGCAGGGCGGCGAAAAGCCAGCCCGTGTTCCACGGCCCCAGACTGAACAGGCGCATCAGTGTATAGAGACAACCGCCAGCGACCGCCGACGCGCTGGCGGGCGCGCGTGTGCCGGCCAGCGCAAGCGCGTCCGGCGCCAGCAGCGCGGAAACGAGGATCAGCACAAAGCTCAGGCTGTTCAACCCGGCCCCCGCCAGCGGCGCGCCGTAGTTCCAGGCGCCGCCGGTGAGGCCGATGAGCGCCAATCCCGCTACCACGCCCACAGGCGCCAGCCGCCAGATGGGCCGTTCCTCGTCTGACCCCGTCTCCTCTAGCAAGCCCGCCAGGACCAGCAGCCCTCCCAGCGCGGCAAGATGGCCCTGCAACACGGATGCCCCCACCAGCCAGGCCGTCATCGCCACGCGCCAGGGACGCGGCGCGCCGTGGGCCAGCGTAACCAGACCATGTGCCGCTACGACGATCACCAGCAGGGCGCTGAGCGCATCGGCGCGCAGCAACCCGTCCCAGCGAGCCAGTGGCGCGTCGCGGGTCAGAGCGGCCAGGATCAGGCCAGCGGCCAGCAAGAGCGACAGGAGAGCGAAGGAGGCCTTTCTCTCCGCCATACGGCCCGCGCCCGTTATCTTCTGACCCCGCCGGCGAGTTCCTGCTGGCGGTAGCGGCAGTGATCGCAGAAGACCACGCGGTAGCCGGCAACGGTAGCGCGGCGCAGCGGGCTGCCACAGTGCGGGCAGGTCAGCGACAGGAGGCTGCCCGCCCCCGTGACGACCGGTTCCTGGTGGGCCGCTGCGGTCCGGGGCGCAGTGTCGGCCAGAGGGGGCGGCGTAACAGGCGCGTCCGCCGGTTGAGCAGGGCGCGCGGCAACTGGCGGGGGAGGCGCTGGCTGCGCGGGGGATGGCGGCGCAAAGCCCCAGAGATCGCTCAGCCACTCGACAAGCTGAGCATAATCAGCGGCGCCGCGGGAGCGCGGATCGTACTCGTAGATCGTCTTTCCCCGGGCCGAGGACTCCGACAGACGCACGTTGATGCGGATGGGCAGGCTGACCAGGCTGCCATACCGCTGGCGCAACTGCTCCAGCAATTCTACTGACTGGCGCGTCCGCGCATCGAAGAGGGTCGGCACGATCGCCCGCAGGCTGCTGGCGCTGCCCTTAATCCGGCTGAGTTGCGTGACGAGCATTTCCAGGCCCCGCACCGCAAATGGCTCAACCGTTGTCGGCACGATTACATCGCTGGCCGCATGCAGCGCATTCAGATTGAGGACCGTCAGCGAACCGCCGCAGTCTACAAAGATAAAATCGTACTCCGAGCGTAGCGGACGCAGGACCTGTTCGAGCACCCGCGGCCAGTCGGGCCGGCGGGCGATCGTCGGCTGGGCCGTCAGCAGGGTCGCGTCGGCAGCGATCAGGTCGAGATTGCGGCGCACGGGAGTGCGGCAATCGGCAGCGCGCGCGCCATCAACCAGCGCGTCATAGAGCGTGCGGCGCGGGGTCGCCCCAAGAGCCATCGCCAGGTTGCCCTGCGCGTCCACGTCTACCAGCAGCACACGCGCGCCTTTGAGCGCCAGACCAGCGCTGAGGTTCACCACGGTGGTGGTCTTGCCGATTCCGCCTTTCAGGTTGGTGACAGCGATGATACGGCCCATAGGCAGCCTGATTTCACTCGGTGTTTACGTCAGCCCCACGCGGCTGCACCGTGCAATCGTTTAAAGCATACCCTTCTGGAAGGGCTGCGCCCTCCCAAACCCTCCTCAACGCAGTGGGACGAGGAAACTCGCTTGCCCCTGCTTCTCCAGCCGTCTGCTTCTTTGGCGTCCCGGCGGCTGCGCTGTACCGCCTGGAGAAGCGGCGTCCCCCGCAGACCCTCCAGCCACAGGGCAAGGGCAGGTCCGTGGAAGTGCGAATACCGGCAAGTGTAGTGCAATGATCGGGGCATGTCAAATGCCACGCAGATGGTGGGTGTGACGAAAAGTCTTGCGTGCTCCCCTTCGCCCGGCAGCTGATGAACGTTAAGAACATATTCCGGCATCGCCGAACGCTGCGGGCTAATTGGTCTGTGAACGAAGGTTTTCGGCAACTCCGCCCCCTCCCCGCCCCTCCCCCGCTGGGGGAGGGCGTCCGGCTCCTCCCCCCAACGGGGGGAGGAGGCAGGCGCTCCTCTCAGGTGTAGGGTTTTTCACGTGAGAAGGAGTTTTCAGCATTCCAATACGCTTACGGTCCTCACCCTCCCGCCCCCCTCTCCCGCGAGCGGGAGAGGGGGGAGTTGGGCGTCCCCATGCCCCAGATGGCGAATGGGACGCGAGGATGCGCCGGAAAACCCTACACCCGAGAAGGCAGGCGCCCTCCCCCAGCGGGGGAGGGTTGGGGAGGGGGCGGGGGTGTAGCGAAAAACTTTGTTTCCATACTAATAAGCCACGGCTGCTCGGCAGGCGGATGGTCCCATCAGGGAACTGGCAAGCTAACAAGCTAGCAAGCTATTTTGCTCGCAACGCCTGAACCTGTCCCGTCTGCGCCTGCGGCGGGGCGTCCGCCTGCATGGACGCAGCGGGCCTGCGCCAGCGCAGGCCGAGGCCGGAGGCGAACGCGCCTGCGCCTGACATTGCCTCGGCGCTGGCATGGCATTGCGTCAATGTCTCCTGGCCCCCCGATATGGCCAACTCATGGGCTGCTGGCGGATCTTCTTATTACGTCAATCAGTATTGTCAGACCGATCAGCACCAGCAATCCCGGCAAAAAGATGGTGCGTGGCAACATAAACAGCACACCCAGGCCAAACAGCCAGAGCACGCCGAACAGGCCCTCGATGATCCGTCCGCGCGCTGCTGTTGTTAGAAAGATTGTCAGGCCGATGATGAAAAGGATGCCCGGCCAGATGGGTGCGCGGGCAAGCATGAGCACTCCAAAGCCGATCAGGAACGCGACCATACCGATCAGCTCGCCGCCGCGGTCGGCGCGCCATACGGGTGGCGGGGGCGCGAGCGGCTTGGTGGACCGCCCCCGGCGTTCCGGCGTGTTGACGCCGAGGATCGGGACGTGACCCTTGATCAGCGCGCCGCAGCGCACGCAGTAGGCGGCGTGAGCGGGATTGGCGGCGCTGCAAACGCCGCAGACAAGCACGTCCGCAGCCGGCGCGGGAAGCGCCGTGGTCGGGCCAGTGGCAGCGAGCCGCAGGCCGGCCCCGCACTCAATGCAGAACAGCGCGTCGTCAGGCGCCTCTGCGCCGCAGGACGGGCACTTCATCGTTTTCTCCCTGCAAGGTGAGCCCGGCAACCTGACGTCTCCGGCTTCCTGCTATGAGGAGGGTGTGACAGGTCTGTACTCTCGTGCCCTCTCATCTGGCAGTCACGGCCCGGACGCGTCGGCATTCCCCGTCATCCCGGTTAGAACCGGACAGCCTTGCCCCCTTTCCTCCCGGCGGGCAGTGGCGGGGGAAACCAGGTTTACTCTTGTTACCTCTGACCCAGGCATTGTTCGGCCTCCACCTGCATCCTGGCAGCGGCCTCAGCCTGGTTGATCGCGCCGTCGAGCAAGCGCGGCAGCCAGGCCTCGATAGCCGAGAGGAGACAGCGCGCCGCTGGCGTCGGCGGAAGACCGGGGGCCAGGGCGGCGCCTGTGGCGGTGGCGGCCAGAAGCGGGTCGGCGGCGACATGCGCAGCCTCCAGCGCTCCAGCGCGGGCTGGCAAACGCCCGAGCACGGCGGGCATCCGCGCCTGGGTCGCCGGTTCCAGCAGCCACGTCGCGAACGCGCGCGCCCGCGCCAGATCGTCGCCGGAAAGATCCCGCTGGAAGAGCAGGTACGTGCCCCCAAGCAGACCGGGGGCGGGCCTCCCGGTCGCCGGGATCACCGGCAACGGGGCGATACCCAGATCGAGCGTATTGCTCATTTGCCGGTAGCGTGGCGCCATCCAATCTCCATCAATAGCGAATGCCGCATAGCCCTGCGCGAACAGCCGTTGCCCGCGCTGGTAGCTCGCGTCACGGTCCGGCGCGGCCACATATAACTCGCGCAGCAAGTCCAGGGCTGCGACCATTTCCGGGGTCTCCAGACTGATCCGCTGGCCATCGAGATCCAGAGGGTCGCCGCCGAAAGCGGAGAGCCAGGGCAAGAACCAGCGCGCCTCGTCCCAGGCCATGACCAGGCCGGCAACTTCACCCGTTGCGGCAGCCCGCGAGCGGACGATCAGCGCATCGCTGGTGGCCGGCGCCTCGGGCGCCAGAGCGCGGTTGTAAAACAACAGCAGGCTATGACGCGTAGACAGCGGCACGCCCCAGAGCCGCCTGTTGGCGGTAGCGGCGGTCCGCAGGGCCGGCAGCGTATCCTGCGGCAGTGTCACCTCTGGCGGTTGCACCTGGCTATCGGCAAGCAATCCCGCCAGCAGTTCCTGATCGCCCCAGAACAGATCCGGCAACGGATCACCCGCCAGCGCAGCGGTCGCCAGACTCAGGCGCAATCCATCAGCGGGCCGGGCAACCACCTCCAGCGGTATCCCGGTCTCGGCGCTAAAGTCGCGCGCCAGCGCGCGCACCCCTTCAAACGCCGGCCCTTCCTCGGCGACCCAGAGCGCCAGCGGGCGCGGCATTGAAGGAAGGGTAGGCGATAGTGGAAACGCGGATGTCGCTGGCGACGGTTGAGCGACGGCGCGAGTAGGCGCGGGCGACGCGGTGGGTGCAGGTGGCGGCGCGCCTCCGCAGGCGACCAGGGCCAGCGCCGCTACTAGCAGCGCCAGAAGTCGCGGCGGGCTGGCACAGATTCCAGACATATCAGTTGGCCATTCTGCGGAGGGCCGCCTATGAGGATTATACCGGATCGGCGCACGCTCTCTGCACAAGCTACAGGCCGCCAACGTTAGCGAAACAAGCCGAGGTCGAAGATTGCTCCAAAGATTTAGTATTAGCCGTGGGAGAGGACACATCCAACCCCGCCTCAGCGACGTATATGAGGGAAACGTAATCGCACAGTACAGAGGAGTTGCCTATGCTACGCAAACTAGTCCTGGCCCTGATCGCCCTGATCATGATCGCCGTTGCCGCCCCGGCGACCAGTGCCCAGACTATGAACATGGTCCGGGTCATGCACGCCTCGCCAGATGCTCCCGCTGTTGACGTCTACGTCAACGGGCGGGCCGTGCTTACCAATGTGCCTTTCTTCGCCGTAAGCAACTACCTCAGCCTGCCCGACGGCAGCTACAACGTGGCGGTGGCGCCGACTGGAAAGCCCGAGTCGGAGGCCGTGCTGCGCGCCACCCTGAATGTGCGCGGCGGCTATACCGGCACGGTGGCTGCGGTCGGGTTCGTCAAGAACATCGAAGCTGCGCTCTTCGAAGACAACCTCAGCCCCGTCCCGGCGGGCAAGGCGCGCGTGCGCATCATTCACGCCAGCCCCAACGCTCCAGCGGTAGATATCAAGCTGGCCGGCACGAGCACGGTGGTAGTGGCGAACGCGCCCTTCAAGGCCGCGGCCACGGTCGAGGTTGATGCAGGCACCTACCGCTTTGACATCAGTCCGGCCGGCCAGAGCGCGGTGGTCTTCACCACGCCCCCGCTGCGCTTCGAGAATGGCTGGGTGTACACCCTTGTCGCCACCGGCGACCTGAACAAGAACTTCTGGGTGCAGTCGCGGGTTGACAAGGTTGGGCCGTAAGGACGAAGGGGCTTGAGCCTGGTTCCAGACAGGCACGAGGGCGCGAGGCGACCGGTTGCCTCGCGCCCTCGTCTCCAGGGGCCATCTATCTTTCAGGGCGCATCGTCTCAGGCATCTGCACAGCCACCACCTCGCCACGCACGGTCACCTCGCCCTCAGCTACGATCCACGCCTCCACCACCACCTTGCGTCCCTTTACCTCTTTGACCCGACCACGCACCTCGAGCACGCCGCCCAGGGGCGTGGGGCGCAGATAACTGACCTGCAAAGACCCCGTGACGAACCGCAGCGGAGGTTCGCTGCCCATCGGTCGCCCGGCAGCCCGGTAGGCCGCCGCCGAGGCCGTGCCGGTGCCGTGGCAGTCAATCAGCGATGCCAGCAAACCGCCATAGACGTAGCCAGGAATAGCGGTATGGTACGCTCGCGGGGTAAAGTAGGCCACGGTCTCCTCGCCATCCCAGGCGCTTTTGATGTGCAGGCCGTGCTCATTGAGACGCCCGCAGCCGTAGCAGTGGCTCAACTCATCGGGGTAGTAATCCTGGAAGTAGCCCGTTTCACTCATTGGGGCGCTCCTTGTACAATTCACCGAACCTGCGGAGAGGGTCGTGGGAGAGCTTCACCTTCACCGGCAGGGGCGTAGGCTGCGCCTGCCCGCCTGCACGGGCGTGGGCCGCGCCCGCCCCTCTGGCAGGGGAGGGGAGAAACCCGGTGTCCCCA
This region includes:
- a CDS encoding diguanylate cyclase, giving the protein MDADALALIYEQLSGLRAQLERLASEPAPAPAAHAVQHLRSAPFAWELWIGPQGQCRYSSPASSAIIGYTPKELYADPDLLTRCVHYADQDLWARYQRQVLRAEHSEISMLCLRLAHRAGAVRRVLYRCRPFTDPDGIWQGRHASVWVLGEGEFPDLVPLAPDSWPGAQMEQRMLSEYHFIRSVADLLPATVFIFDLTERRAVYANRPLARLLGYGPDEIRGSEIDSLPSLLHPEDRANLERRLEELRDMSDEQTVEHTFRLRHRDGSWRWMRTRGRVFRRDAEGRVCQVLGQIEDVTRQHLYEEQLHYQASLLANVADAVIATDLTFRIQSWNAAAERIYGWTANEVLGRPVDEVLVTRYLNDSAEAALQVLLREGQWRGEVEQRRRDGSYVPIQSSVTLLRNGVERMTGVVAINRDISERRHAERLLQAVNARLEQTIVEARRYAAEVIQINQMHDLLQVCQNRSEAAEVIQLRLAALFPDHGGYLAVRVPGADDLEVICQWGEQRPARLVFPIEDCWALRRGQIHVLTDIQTGPRCRHLGAARAAYSCCLPLAVQSEIYGVLHVAGEAQPRSELLISVGDAIKLALTNIDLREALREQAILDPLTGLFNRRYLEATLPREAHRAQREGEPLCVAMLDIDHFKSFNDRYGHEAGDMLLREVAWIFREHMRKSDIACRYGGEEFVLVLPGSAVEDTVQRLEQIRSLVNALQLDFHGRRLEPISISAGVAAYSGACGGIEELLRAADEALYAAKRPGRNTIVVHG
- a CDS encoding ParA family protein, with amino-acid sequence MGRIIAVTNLKGGIGKTTTVVNLSAGLALKGARVLLVDVDAQGNLAMALGATPRRTLYDALVDGARAADCRTPVRRNLDLIAADATLLTAQPTIARRPDWPRVLEQVLRPLRSEYDFIFVDCGGSLTVLNLNALHAASDVIVPTTVEPFAVRGLEMLVTQLSRIKGSASSLRAIVPTLFDARTRQSVELLEQLRQRYGSLVSLPIRINVRLSESSARGKTIYEYDPRSRGAADYAQLVEWLSDLWGFAPPSPAQPAPPPPVAARPAQPADAPVTPPPLADTAPRTAAAHQEPVVTGAGSLLSLTCPHCGSPLRRATVAGYRVVFCDHCRYRQQELAGGVRR
- a CDS encoding zinc ribbon domain-containing protein, which translates into the protein MKCPSCGAEAPDDALFCIECGAGLRLAATGPTTALPAPAADVLVCGVCSAANPAHAAYCVRCGALIKGHVPILGVNTPERRGRSTKPLAPPPPVWRADRGGELIGMVAFLIGFGVLMLARAPIWPGILFIIGLTIFLTTAARGRIIEGLFGVLWLFGLGVLFMLPRTIFLPGLLVLIGLTILIDVIRRSASSP
- a CDS encoding extracellular solute-binding protein, giving the protein MSGICASPPRLLALLVAALALVACGGAPPPAPTASPAPTRAVAQPSPATSAFPLSPTLPSMPRPLALWVAEEGPAFEGVRALARDFSAETGIPLEVVARPADGLRLSLATAALAGDPLPDLFWGDQELLAGLLADSQVQPPEVTLPQDTLPALRTAATANRRLWGVPLSTRHSLLLFYNRALAPEAPATSDALIVRSRAAATGEVAGLVMAWDEARWFLPWLSAFGGDPLDLDGQRISLETPEMVAALDLLRELYVAAPDRDASYQRGQRLFAQGYAAFAIDGDWMAPRYRQMSNTLDLGIAPLPVIPATGRPAPGLLGGTYLLFQRDLSGDDLARARAFATWLLEPATQARMPAVLGRLPARAGALEAAHVAADPLLAATATGAALAPGLPPTPAARCLLSAIEAWLPRLLDGAINQAEAAARMQVEAEQCLGQR
- a CDS encoding DUF4397 domain-containing protein, whose amino-acid sequence is MLRKLVLALIALIMIAVAAPATSAQTMNMVRVMHASPDAPAVDVYVNGRAVLTNVPFFAVSNYLSLPDGSYNVAVAPTGKPESEAVLRATLNVRGGYTGTVAAVGFVKNIEAALFEDNLSPVPAGKARVRIIHASPNAPAVDIKLAGTSTVVVANAPFKAAATVEVDAGTYRFDISPAGQSAVVFTTPPLRFENGWVYTLVATGDLNKNFWVQSRVDKVGP
- a CDS encoding PaaI family thioesterase, producing the protein MSETGYFQDYYPDELSHCYGCGRLNEHGLHIKSAWDGEETVAYFTPRAYHTAIPGYVYGGLLASLIDCHGTGTASAAAYRAAGRPMGSEPPLRFVTGSLQVSYLRPTPLGGVLEVRGRVKEVKGRKVVVEAWIVAEGEVTVRGEVVAVQMPETMRPER